AAGCGCGCCAAGCTCGAAAGCGTCCACGTCCATCCGGACCTGCGCGGCCGGCGCGTCGGCGAGGCCATGGTCGCCCATGCCGTCGACGTCGCCCGCCAGAAGGGCGCCGGCCTGGTCGAGCTCACCTCGGACAAGACGCGCGAGGCGGCGCATCGCTTCTATCTTCGCATCGGCTTCAACCAGAGCCATGAAGGCTTCAAGCTGGTGCTGTGAGCATCCGGCTCTAGCCGCATGCCGCGCCCGCTTCGGGCGCACGGCCCCGGCGCTTACGCTGGCCGGACCCGCGACCTAGATGTCCTGTTGACCCGCAACAACCCGCGAGGACTGGGACATGTCAGCAGTGCAGGGCAAGCCGATCGATCTCCATTACTGGCCGACGCCGAACGGCTGGAAGATCACCATCATGCTCGAGGAGACCGGGCTGCCCTACAATGTCATCCCGGTGAACATCGGCAAGGGCGAGCAGTTCAAGCCGGAGTTCCTGGCGATCTCGCCAAACAACCGCATGCCGGCGATCGTCGATCCCGAAGGGCCGGACGGCAAGCCGATCTCGGTCTTTGAATCCGGCGCGATCCTGCAATATCTCGGCCGCAAGACCGGGCAGTTCTATCCGAAGGACGAGCGCGGCCGCGTCGCCGTCGACGAATGGCTGTTCTGGCAGATGGGCGGCTTCGGCCCGATGCTCGGGCAGACCCACCATTTCCGTATCTACGCACCGGAGAAGGTGCCCTACGCGATCGACCGCTACACCAACGAGGCCAATCGCCTCTACGGCGTGCTGAACAGGCGCCTCGAAGGCCGCGACTACATCTGCGACGACTATTCGATTGCCGACATGGCCTGCGTCGGCTGGGCCCGCGGCTGGGAGCGCCAGGGCCAGGACATCAAGCAGTTCCCCAATGTCGGGCGCTGGCTCGACACGGTGCTGGCTCGTCCTGCCGTGAAGCGCGGCATTGCCGTCGCCGAGGAACTGCGCAACCCGGCCGGCATCTCGACGCCCGAGGAAAAGGCAGTTCTGTTCGGCCAGAAGGCGCGCTGAGTTGAGCGTCATGCTCGGGCTTGACCCGAGCATCTCCGGACAAGAGATCCTCGGGTCTGCTCTCCGCTTCGCCCGAGGATGACGCTCCCGAGTAATCAGTTGCTGCGCGACCACTTCACCGAGCGGCAGATCATCCCGCCGAAGACGCAGCCGGCGGTGGTCAGCGTGTCGCCCGAGAGCGACATCGTGCCGGAATAGGTTTTGCCGTCCTCCGGGTTGAAGGCGCTGCCGTTCCACTTGCCGGCACTGGCCGGCTTCATGTCGTAGAAGATGCGCTGGCCGACCTTGGCCGGGCCATTGGCTTCCTTGAGCCAGGAGATCGTGCCGCACATCGCCTCGCCGCATTTGGTGAAGCGCACCTTGGAGGCGCCGGTGTCGCGCAGCCAGGTGCCGGTGACGTCCTGCGCCGCAGCGGGAACGGCGAGCGCGAGCAGCAGGCCGGCAGCGGTGATGATGGGGCGAATGGCCATGGCGTTCCTCCTCGGTGGTGGCGATCTTCGTCGCTCAGATGGTTCAGATATAAACCATATCCGAAGCCGCGCCGGCTTCCAAGATGGCACTTCATGAAGGCGCGCTCGTCAGGCTGACCTTGGGGCAAGGTGAATCGCGGGTTGACGCGCCAGTCGCTGCCGGATTTCGATCATATTGAAATCGCTGGTGAATTGGCCGGATGAGTCTGAATCGAATCTTGCTTTAACCGCTCGTTTGCGACTCGTTGAGCTTCGATTCATCTCAAAATTTAGCGGGTTGTTTTACCGCCCGGCCCGAACCTCTCCTCACAAGCCGCGGCCTCCAAACGGGCTGGCATCGAAGGAAAACAGGGAGAGTTTGTCATGGCACGCATGGAAATGAGCGCGATCCCGGCCTCGCTGGCGATCCCGATGGAAGCCTCCGCCGACGCTTATTACGAGCTCGGCCTGATGCATGCGTCCGGCCGCTCCGGCCCGGTCGATCTGGTCGCGGCGCAGACCTGGTTCAACGTCGCCTTCGCCAAGGGCTGCGCCCGCGCCGCCTCGCATCGTTCCGAGCTGGCGCTGGAGATGAGCCGCGACGAGGTCGCCGAGGCGCTGCGCGAGGCCCGCCGGTTCCTGACCCGGCACTGAACTTCAGCTTCGCAGCCGCGCCATCGTGAGCGCATCGGCATAGGCGCCGGCGCGGAAAGCGTAGGCGCGCAGAAGCCCTTCCGGTTCGAAGCCGAACTTGCGGTAGAGCGCGATCGCCACCGCATTGTCCGAGTAGACCGTTAGCTCCAGCCGCTTCAGGCCGAACCAGTTGTCGGCAGCATCGACGAGTTCGCCGAGCAGCGCCGTGCCGATGCCAGTGCCGTGATGTTCGTCATGCACGCCGATGCCGATATAGGCGACATGTGCCCTTCGGCCGCGATAGCGCTCGAAGCCGGCTTGGCCGACCAGCTCGCCGTCACGGAACGCGACGATATTGAGCCCATCGGTGTTCGGGTCCTCCAGCCAGCGTCGCGTCACTTCGGACCGTTGATAGGGCAGGCGCAGGGTTCCGGCGCGAAAGCCAGGCAGGTTGACCAGCGTCGTCAGCGCTTCCAGATCATCGCTGCGCGCGGCTCGGATCAAGAGCCCGTCCGAAGCAGCGCGATGCCTCGATCGATCGGGCTGCGTGGCGTTTCCAATTGTCATATGTGCTCTCCGAGATGACCGGGAGAGCTGAATTCCATCGAACCCTGCTCGCCGCGGCAGGGTTTGTGGGGGATGATCGCGGCGCGCCTAGCGCAATGCCGATCCCGCACACCCTTCCAGGTGCGTCGACATCAGGATTACGAGGGCGGTCGCGGTGATCATGTCGTTGATCATAGCGGCGGATCATGCGCCGACAAGACCGTCGCAGCCTTGTGGCCCGGGGAGGGCGCCGCTATAAGCGCGCCGCATTCCCCGATTTTCCCGCAAGGATCTCAACGATGGCTGTCCAGCGTACCTTCTCCATTCTCAAGCCCGACGCGACGAAGCGCAATCTCACCGGTGCGGTCAACGCGGTCATCGAGAAGGCCGGCCTGCGCATCGTCGCGCAGAAGCGCATCCAGATGACCACCGCGCAGGCGCAGACCTTCTACGCCGTCCACAAGGAACGCCCCTTCTTCGGCGAGCTCGTCGAGTTCATGACCTCGGGCCCGGTCGTCGTGCAGGTTCTCGAAGGCGAGGACGCGATCGCCAAGTACCGTGAAGTGATGGGCGCGACCAACCCGGCCAATGCCGCCGAGGGCACCGTCCGCAAGCTCTTCGCCCAGTCGGTCGGCGAGAACACCGTGCACGGCTCGGATGCGCCGGAGACCGCCGCGATCGAGATCGCGCAGTTCTTCGCTGGCAACGAGATCGTCGGCTGAGCCGATAGTCCGTTCTGGAAACAAGAAGGGCGGGTCCGCTGGACCCGCCCTTTTTCTTTGCCGGGCTGAAGCGCCTCAGAATCCGAGATCGAAGGCGTAGCTCGCCGAGATGCCGAACGTGACGGAATCGCGGTCGCCGAAGGCCTTGACGATCGGCGTCTTGGCGGCGTCGCCCATCAGGCGCTTGTACTCGACATAGGCGGTGGTCTGCAGCTTGTCGGACCAGTGATAGGTCGCCTGCGCGATCGCACCGACCGAGTGCACGCCGGCGTTGTAGCGCTGTAGCAGCCCGCCGGTGCCCGCGGTCGTGCCGCCGAAATAGGTGCGGACATAGTCGGCGCCGACGATGGTCATGCGCGGGCCGACGCCGAGCGACCAGGCGCCGATGCGCTGGAACACGTCGACCTTGGCCTCGGCGACCATCGCGTCATGGGCGACGATGCCGCGGCGCAGGTCGATGCGGGTGCGCAGCCAGGAGGTCGGGTAGAATTCGACGAAGGCGCCGGCCTCGGCACCGAACTTGGTGTCGGGCACGCCCATGATGCGCAGGGCGACATTGGTGTCGGCCTTGCGCTGCCAGAGCAGGTTGCCGGAGAAGCCGACGCGCCAGGCCTGGCCCGAGAAGAAGCCGATGCTGATCGCGTCGTCTTCGGAGGTCCACCAGGTGCTCTTGGTGCCGCGCCCCAGCGAGATGATCGGCCGCGGCCGGAAGACGTAGTCGTTCGAGCCGGAATAGTCCGGCTGGTAGCGCAGGCCGGCGCCCAGCGTCAGATGCCAGTTCTGCACCTGCTCGGGCGAGGTGTACTGCGCATACTGGGAGGACTGTGCCTTCGCCGGCGCGGCCAGCGCCAGGGACAGGCAGGCGGCCGCGAGGCCGGCAAGGAACGCAACGCAACGCATCGTCAGAACTCCGGCGCGTGAGCGCCTTGGACTACTCGGATGCGGTCAACTTGAATCATTAGTCTTAACCCGGAGTTGACGAGCAGCCGCCTGCGGCATCGCTGCTCGTTTGGCTGATGGCCCGGCCGAATCCCCAGCCGCCGGATAAAGGCACCTTGCGCCGCCGCCGCAGGACAATGCAACCGCCCCGCTTCCGCCGACCCTGGACCTGTTCTAGGAAGGAGGCATGACAGAGCTTCCCCGTATCGCGCGCCTGCCTTCGGTCTGCCCGCATGATTGCCCCTCGGCCTGCTCGCTCGAGGTCGAGGTCATCGACG
This genomic interval from Bosea sp. 29B contains the following:
- a CDS encoding glutathione S-transferase N-terminal domain-containing protein produces the protein MSAVQGKPIDLHYWPTPNGWKITIMLEETGLPYNVIPVNIGKGEQFKPEFLAISPNNRMPAIVDPEGPDGKPISVFESGAILQYLGRKTGQFYPKDERGRVAVDEWLFWQMGGFGPMLGQTHHFRIYAPEKVPYAIDRYTNEANRLYGVLNRRLEGRDYICDDYSIADMACVGWARGWERQGQDIKQFPNVGRWLDTVLARPAVKRGIAVAEELRNPAGISTPEEKAVLFGQKAR
- a CDS encoding DUF2147 domain-containing protein gives rise to the protein MAIRPIITAAGLLLALAVPAAAQDVTGTWLRDTGASKVRFTKCGEAMCGTISWLKEANGPAKVGQRIFYDMKPASAGKWNGSAFNPEDGKTYSGTMSLSGDTLTTAGCVFGGMICRSVKWSRSN
- a CDS encoding GNAT family N-acetyltransferase; this translates as MTIGNATQPDRSRHRAASDGLLIRAARSDDLEALTTLVNLPGFRAGTLRLPYQRSEVTRRWLEDPNTDGLNIVAFRDGELVGQAGFERYRGRRAHVAYIGIGVHDEHHGTGIGTALLGELVDAADNWFGLKRLELTVYSDNAVAIALYRKFGFEPEGLLRAYAFRAGAYADALTMARLRS
- the ndk gene encoding nucleoside-diphosphate kinase, whose product is MAVQRTFSILKPDATKRNLTGAVNAVIEKAGLRIVAQKRIQMTTAQAQTFYAVHKERPFFGELVEFMTSGPVVVQVLEGEDAIAKYREVMGATNPANAAEGTVRKLFAQSVGENTVHGSDAPETAAIEIAQFFAGNEIVG
- a CDS encoding MipA/OmpV family protein, coding for MRCVAFLAGLAAACLSLALAAPAKAQSSQYAQYTSPEQVQNWHLTLGAGLRYQPDYSGSNDYVFRPRPIISLGRGTKSTWWTSEDDAISIGFFSGQAWRVGFSGNLLWQRKADTNVALRIMGVPDTKFGAEAGAFVEFYPTSWLRTRIDLRRGIVAHDAMVAEAKVDVFQRIGAWSLGVGPRMTIVGADYVRTYFGGTTAGTGGLLQRYNAGVHSVGAIAQATYHWSDKLQTTAYVEYKRLMGDAAKTPIVKAFGDRDSVTFGISASYAFDLGF